The DNA sequence GAAACCACTTCAAATATTCGGACAAGCTGAATACCTCTATGGTTTGCTGTACCCAGTTGATAGATTCTGCATTTTTCCCCGAGAAAATAAGCGGGTAGAAGAACAACCGTTTTTTCTCATGGAATTTTTTGAGCGAAGAAGCATACTGCAGCTGATTATTCATATCAGTTTTCGCCAGATGACTCTCTGTGAGCTGAGTATGGAGATTCGGAAGAAGATAGCCTAAATAAATTGCCGCCTGATTTCGATTCTGCATTTTTTCGGTGTACAGTTCTGCAGATTTTGCAGACTCCAGATCTCCCATATGCTGCATGGCGTAGTACCAGGTCCAGGTAAAAGTATCATTTTCTTCTACCGTAAAATTTCTGTATTGAGGATATACTTTGTAAAACTTTTCCATAGTCGGGCGTTTGGCTTCATCCCATTTGTTGTGATAGCCTTCTCTCTGTTCCATAACCGCTTTAAGGGACTCATGAACAGGATAGATCTTTTGGATCAGAATATTGCTGCTCATGGGAATGATAAAATTGATGCTTACCCATACAATGAGAAGAATCAATGCATTCTGAGCTGATGATTTCCGGAAAGAAATAACCCATCTGCACAAAACAAACCAAAACAGGATATAAAGCCATCCACTGATGACAAACGCAATATAATAAAGGTCTGAAGGGATCTTTATCCATACCGAAGCAATAATCATTAATGCCAGATACACCGCCGTTACAGCACCCAGTCGTATGAGCATTTTATGATCCAAAAGCTTTTGCAAATTGCCACTTTGAACTGAAAGCAGCTTCCAGGTTCCTCTTTCTTCTTCTTCAGAAATCAGATTATAGCAGAAGGCGACAATCACCAATGGGAAAAGGAAAACAATCACAAAACTGAAATCAAAGTTTCCGACGGCAGCATTGGCAGGATTATAAAAATCAGAATTATAACGCTGTTCTTCAAGATTCCGGATGGTGACTCCCTGTATTGAAGGATTTAAGTCACGCATTCCGATATTCAGGGCAGCCAGTCTGGGAGTTTCATTCACCAGATTAAACTTAATATAATAAAGAACCAATCCCAGATCATCTTTATGAAACTTCGTGTTCCTTTCTATGCTTTCTTTCTGGAATGCTCCGCTTTTAGAAATGATATCTTCATTCCGGTCCAGAAATTTCTTCCCGGTATAAATAGCCATCATCCCGGCCATGAATAAAAATAGCAACGCAATGATATAGGCTTTGTTACGGTAAAATTGTATGTATAAATAACGATTCATCTAGATTAATTTTAGTTTTCTTCCACTTATTTCAATTGCGGCGATACCTATTGCTAACCAAAGAAGCAAAGCAACAGCAGGTATTGACTGCTCTTTCAAGCTGTCCAAAACGTTAGTATACCGATAATTAAAGTCCGGGAATTTCTTCCAGTTATCCTTATCAATCACAGCAGGCGGTCCTCCTTTTTCCGGTTTTATATTGCTGATATGCTTTATCTGCAGATCATTTAAATGCTGAGCCATCTGATAGCGGTACTCTTCAGCCTGCTTTTGAAACTGGATATAAGAGAAGAAATCAGTCCCTGTTGCAATCATAGAGAAGTTTTTAATAGCAATGGCAGGATTGATTAATCCAGAAATATCTGTGAGATTTTGTTGTTTGTGGTAAATATTTTGCAATTCTTTTTGATGCCTGATGTAAATCCGGGAACTTATCTTTTCCCCTTCCTTCATGACAAACCCGCCATAGTTGAAGGGAAGTTCATTGGTAGTACTTACTTTATAATGTTCAAGTAAAGAGTCTTTTATTTTCTTAAAATGAGGATCATCGGGATTGTGGCTGTCTCCCGATTTTAAAATATCCTTTTCCAGATTGGTCTCAAAAGCAATACGGGAAGGAGCCGGATGTAAATTTTGTGCTGCAAACTGAACTCCTTTCGGCAAAACAATAATGAAAAGAAGCCAGAATCCGATAAGACTGATCAGTGCTGAAGAGGTACTTTTACTATTCGCAGAAACGATAACCGTTAAAACGCTGATGAAAAAATAATAGATCATATAAGCGGGCAGCAGCAATGACAAACGAATCAAAATATCAGCAGAATCTGTAGTTTGTGACATCAATGCAGCCACGAAAACAACAGGAATTACCGGGATCAGAAAACATAAAGAAAACAGCCAGAGTCCCAGAACTTTTCCCCAGATAATATCTCTTCCCGAAGCCCCTTGTACACTGATGATTTTTAAGGTAGCGTTCTCACGTTCCTGTACTATTAATCCAAACCCTAAAAAAAGAATAATCAGAGGAACAATACTCTGCAGAATAAAAGCACTGCTGAAAGCCCCAAATCTTACCAAAGTCCCAGAACTTCCTGCTTCCGAAAGATTGGCTGTATTCTGTTTATGCGCTTCCAGGAAGATCACATTTCCAAGATAGTCATCTAATCCGTTGTCAAAAATATTCAGCGGATGCCCGATTCTGAAAACCAGATAGCCATAATGTGCCATACGGTGCGGATGCTTATCGGGTCTGTGTTCCCAGTGTTCCCGGACTTCTTCCCGGTATTCCTTTATTTTTGAAAAAGAATCAGTGTATTTTGTAAACCCAATGCCGATGCTCAGCATACAGAAGAGGAGTACAGTGATGGTGATGAGCAGGTTCTGTTTCCCTTTGAACAGGTCCTGCCAGGTCTTTCTCACAATCAGTTGTAAATTTGAAATAGCCATAATTTAAAATTTATAAGTAGCAGTTAGTAAATAGTTTCTTGGTGTACCCGGAAATAGTCTTAAGTAATTCTGAGCGCCGATCCAGTAGACCTTGTTGGTAATATTATTCAGATTAAAAGCCAGCTGAACAGATTTTGCCGGAGTATAATACAATGCAGCGTCTATCGTAGTATAGGCCGGAAGCTCAAAACTTCTTGTGAACCATGGCACTTTTGAACTTTGGTAAAGCATTCCCGCTCCAATTCCAAAGTCTTTTATAAGCTCTATCGTTGAAAAATTGTAGCGCGTCCAGATATTGAAAGAATTTTTAGAAGTATTTTCTTTCCTTTTCCCCACAAGATCAGGATTCGTATCATCCAGTATTTTAGCATCAATATAGCTGTAACCTCCGTAAATATGCCATTGGGGAAGAATATGCCCCGAAATTTCAGCTTCAAATCCACGACTCCGGTCGGCACCTCTCTGCACAAGTTCATCAGGTTCCGAAGGATTGTTGGCATTGATTAAAATATTTCTCTGATTGATCTCATACACGGCAAGATTCAATGAAATTTTTCCGAAAAGCTGTGCTTTCATTCCCAGTTCTTTAAGATCTGATGTCAAAGGTTTAAATCTGGCAGCAGATCCTGTAAGGCTGGAGGTATTGGGCATTAATGTCACCGTATTGGATTGTGGCTGGAATCCGGTAAGGTAAGTCCCATAAAAATTAATATTATCCGTAAAACTATAGGTGATCCCGAATCTGTACAGAAGTTTATTATTCCGGAATGAAGATTCATTGGATTCCTTGAAATTGGTAATGTCCTGAAACCATTCCTGGCGTATTCCGGATAAAATTTTAAACTTTTTCCACGTGAAAAAATGCTGAATATAAGCTGCATGTGTAGTGGTAAGAGCAGAAGGCAGAGGTGTTATGACATTCAAAGTATTAAAATCATTACCCTGGTAATTTTCTGCACCCGGATTCAGATCAAATGGAGTGACGTTGGGCTTAGGAATGAGTATTCCGTTATAATTGAAAGTCTGGTAATCATCCGCATTGGCAGGTTTATAAGAGGGAGCCACAGAACCGTTCTTTAAAAGAAAACCTCTTGCGGCATTTTGCTGTCCGCCTTTGCGTTTTTCCCAGATCTGACTGTCATAGCCTATCAAAGCCTGATGCTGAACAGCACCGGTTTTGAATTTAAAATTAAAATAAGCATTGATATTGTCTGTTGCCCAGTTTTGATTCCTTTGTACAAACTGCATCATTGCAAGACTGGAAACCGGTTTATTATCCATATCGGGGACAAAAGAATTGGTGGTTCTATGTTCCTGCAGGTTTTCTCTCCAGTATTGCTTCATGTAAGAAGCATTAAAGCTGATAGATTGATTAAAATGATGGGCAAAGCTCCCCATTAAAATTAATTCCCTGGTTTTAAAAAAATCATCGGGAGCTCCCAGATTCAAAGATCTTGGTGTACTGTACAAATCTGTTTTTCCCGCAACAGCACCGAAAATAGGCTGTCCTCTGTCCAGGTTTCCATAAAGATCATTGAAAATCATTTCTACATTCACCGATGTTTTTTCATTGGGAACAAAGGTGATGGAAGGAGAGATCAGGATTCCACTGTTTTTGACGTGATCCCTGAACGAATGAGCATTTTGGTAAGCACCGTTAAAGCGATACAGCAAGGTTTTGCTCTTATTTAAAGGGCCTGTAAGATCTGTGGTAACACGGTAAGTATCAAAACTTCCTCCCGATGAACTGATCTCGTGACGGGAAGTTGACAACGGTTTTTTCGTAACCATATTAATTGTACCTCCGGGATCTACACTAGACATGGTAATGCTTGCCGGACCTTTGAAAATTTCCACACGCTCGATATTGGAAGTCATAGGTTGTAGAAAATAATACTGTCTTGTGCGCATTCCATTGATAATCTGTCCTTCTTCATTTTGGCTGATGCCACGGATGTTGTATTGGTTGTAATAGCTGGAAGGAGAGACTCCGTTCACATTTTTCATAACCTCTCCAAGCTGAAAGGCCTGACGGTCTGTGATTAGCTCCTTGGTAACTGTATTAAGAGTTAAAGGAAGATCTTTGTTTTTCATAGCAATTTTGGTAGCAGCAAAAGAGTAGTCCGATGTATAATCTTTAGACTTTCTTCCGATGATCTCAACCGTTTGTACCACTGTAGATAAGGAGTCTTCAGAACGGGACTGAGCATACAGAAATGAAGATGCGGTGAGGAAACTTAAACTTAAAAGTTTCGCAGAATTTGGGGAAATACAATGAATTATTCCCGAATAATTAATATTACTGGTAATCATGAACAGGGATGTACGGGCAGTGAAAATGCCCATTAATAAAAGGATATCCTTAATGGTGTGAAAACACAGGTATCCACGGAATCACAGTACAGACTAAGAAATCTGTATACAAAAAATAAAGGCAGTATAGATTAAGCTGCCGCGAAAAATGAGGATGGGGGAGCTCTGGAGCTGAAGAAGTCGAGAAGGCAACGGTATGAAATGGCTTTTGGTTGAGGCATTTCGTTGTCATTCGTACTATTGATGGCAAAATCCATGTTCAAAGGTTCAGGAAGAAGAACATTGTTCATGTGCATATGAAGCGCACACTGACATTCGTCGTCCTGTGAAAAGGTAGGGATTTTCTCTTCTTTGGAACCTTTTTTATAGATCACTTTACTTTTGGCATGCTTAACGTGATCAAAACACGTTGTTATGCCGCTGACATTAGAAACAAATATCAGAAGTAAAGAGAAAACAAAAAAGACTCTGAGAAATTTTTGCATAATAGAAAAACAAAAATACAATTTAATTTGATAAAAATGAGATGATGAAGAAAAAGTAACAGATATTTTTCGAGCTGTGATTTCAAACCTAGCGATTATATCTTCCGTTGGGCTCATGAAATATTTTCCATAGTCGTATGATCCGGATCATATTTTCTGATATAAACACTTGTTATATTTGGCCTATTGAAATTTCATATTTCTGACAAATTACAGTATAACCTTCCGATGATTCGGGAGGTTTTTTTGTTTTTAAGTTACAGCCTCAATAAATCCAGAGATTGAGCAAATTCAGAAAACGTCCGCTAACAAGCCGAAGATAGACTACAAACGAAAAATACTGAGACCTTAGCGCATAAAAAGAAGATCAGTACTTAAAAGGAAAAGAATAATAACACCCGATAAAAACAGGGGTTTTTCCTCACAGTTTTGGGATTTACAATTTTAATTTTGCTGAACTATAAATAAAGCTAAATACATGAAAGCATCACAAAAAGGAATCAACCTGATTGTATCATTTGAAGGCTTCAGCGCTAAGCCTTATCTGGATTCTGCAGGAATTCCGACAATAGGGTATGGTAACACTTACTATCCGGGAGGAAAGAAAGTAACCATGGAAGATCCGGCAATCACAAAAGAACAAGGAGTAGAGCTAATCGCTGCAGTTCTGCCAACTTATGAAAAGATCGTGAACTCAAAAGTGAAAATAGCACTTAATCAGAATCAGTTTGATGCTTTGGTTTCTCATGCTTATAATACCGGAGGATCTGAGACTTTGTTTTCTTTAATTAATAAAAATGCAGAAGAGCAGGCAATCAGAAATTGGTTTACAAGACGATATATTACCGCCGGAGGGAAAGTTTTAAACGGGCTTATCCGAAGAAGAAAGGCGGAAGCTGATCTGTTTTTTTCTAAATAAAAAATACCTACTTTTAGATGGGGAGGTTTTAATAAACCTTAAGATGAGCTATTTGGATATTTAAAATAAAGACTATTTATATTCTTATTTGCGTTTAAAGCTTCATTTTGTTTATTAATTTTTTCATTTTTCATCTTGTTTGTAGTTTATTTATGAACTAATAAATATTCATGTGCTACTCTTTTTGAGAGGTTTTTTTGTTTGTAGGTCCTATGAATAAAGGATTTTTGATGAATCATTCATTATATCACTTATTAATGAAATAATTTATATATTTAAGTGTTCGATTTTTTCTTAAAAATTTCGGATGATATGTATTTAACCTCCTATTGAACTGGGAGGTTTTTTTATATTAATCGATAGCTCGAATTATCGTCTACTTAATTTATGTTGCCTCTGTACATTGGGAGGTTTTTTATTTGGCATTTAAAAACCATATTTTGATTTATGTCGTATATCAATACGCAACTCATTAGTTTGAGTTTTCATGGTTATTAGTTTTATCCCCGGTTTGCCGGGGATTTTTGCGTCAAAAGAAAATGTACCACAAAAAGAACGATTTCATTAAACAGTGAAGTTTATGGCATATGCATTGTTAATGATAAAAAAGAGTTTTTAAGAGAGACTTTATTTAACACCACATCATTATAACTTATATCATTTTGCACTTTTACCTCCCTATTGACACGGGAGGTTTTTTTATGACTCAGATCATAATTCAATTAATAGAGATTTATTAATTTTGAAATGTTAATAAAATTTTTTATTATAAGTTTGTATCCCCGGAGAAATCCAGGGATTTTTCTTTTTAAAAAGAATGTAGTACTGAAGATTTTAAGTATGAATTGTGACCTCACCAAGGATCGAACTTGGATCTAAAGTTTAGGAAACTTTTATTCTATCCATTGAACTATGAGGCCTGGTTTAAAAAGTGCTGTCTTTATTTTTTAACTGCATTGTTTGAAATTTTTTTAACGCAAAGACAAAATTCAATCCATTATTAATAAGGGAGCTAAGAAAGCGACAATGTCGCAGATGAAGCTAAGCGTTTGCTTATAAAGAATCAACGAAGTTGATTACATCTCTGCTCCCTTTAGAATATACATTTTATATTATTAAACCTTTGCGTGAAAATGTAAGCAATACAAAATACTTTTTTCAGATTTTGACTGAATCAAATAATCTTCCGAAAGTGTTATTTAAAAGGGTATATGGATAAAAGAATCTGCCCTTTAGGAGCAGATCCAGTAGATAAATACATCTCATTTTTTTAATTAGACAACAATAAAAAGCACAGCCGACAATGCTGTGCTTAAATTTTTATTTCAAATTTAATTGCAATTTCAATAGTAGTAAGAAAAGCAAATAAAGTTTCCACTTCGATGTTTATTACATAGTAAATGTAGTAATAATTTTAATACGAAATATAAATTTAATGTTAAAATTCACAAGTTATCCACAATTTGTTGTGGATAACTTGTGAGGTTCTTTGAAATTAGCCCTCAGAAAGGTTAAAGTATCCAGTTTTTACTTCATAATCATGACTTTCAGTGTGTTTATTTTGTACAACACAGCTGGTTATAAAAAGAGGAATAGAAAAGGAGGGCAAAGAAGTACTTCATGGATGGTTTTTATTTGACAGAATAAAAGAATGATCTTAGTTCATCTGCAAATATATAAGGTAATTCCAGGGCGGCAAAATGACCACCTTCATTCATCTTTTTAAAGCTGGTTACATTCACGAAACGTTCTGCCCATTCTTTTGGAAACTGAGCCTCACGGGGAAATACGAGTACGCCGGCCGGAACATTGCTCTTTTGATGAACATGCATTCCGCTCCATAAGGCTGCTGCATCTTCTTTGTACATTTTCGCAGAAGATCCTATCGTTTGAGTTACCCAGTAAATCATAATATTGGTAAGCATCTCATCCCTTCCTCCAAACGCAGTCTCTATTAATTCAGGTGGTGCTCCGGCGTTTATGAAGCTGATAATCCAGCCTGCAAGCCCTACAGGAGAATCGTTCAGTCCATAAGCAAGGGACTGAGGTTTGGTAGACTGTACCATTGCATAAGCTCCTTCGCTATACCACCAGTGCTGGACAAACTGAGCGAACTGTTTTTCATCTTCACTCATTGTTGCCGGATCTTCCTGTCCGGTTGGATATCCAACGTCTGTAAGATGAACCGCTTCCATGACATCAGGATATTTTGAAATCAACGCTTTTACGACTCCCATGCCTATATCACCTCCGGCAGCACAGAATTTTTCATACCCAAGCACTTCAGTCATCAGCTTTTTCCAAAGATCAGCAACTCTTGCACTGCTGACCACAGTTTTATCGGAAAAGCCAAACCCGGG is a window from the Chryseobacterium indologenes genome containing:
- a CDS encoding ABC transporter permease, translated to MAISNLQLIVRKTWQDLFKGKQNLLITITVLLFCMLSIGIGFTKYTDSFSKIKEYREEVREHWEHRPDKHPHRMAHYGYLVFRIGHPLNIFDNGLDDYLGNVIFLEAHKQNTANLSEAGSSGTLVRFGAFSSAFILQSIVPLIILFLGFGLIVQERENATLKIISVQGASGRDIIWGKVLGLWLFSLCFLIPVIPVVFVAALMSQTTDSADILIRLSLLLPAYMIYYFFISVLTVIVSANSKSTSSALISLIGFWLLFIIVLPKGVQFAAQNLHPAPSRIAFETNLEKDILKSGDSHNPDDPHFKKIKDSLLEHYKVSTTNELPFNYGGFVMKEGEKISSRIYIRHQKELQNIYHKQQNLTDISGLINPAIAIKNFSMIATGTDFFSYIQFQKQAEEYRYQMAQHLNDLQIKHISNIKPEKGGPPAVIDKDNWKKFPDFNYRYTNVLDSLKEQSIPAVALLLWLAIGIAAIEISGRKLKLI
- a CDS encoding TonB-dependent siderophore receptor → MITSNINYSGIIHCISPNSAKLLSLSFLTASSFLYAQSRSEDSLSTVVQTVEIIGRKSKDYTSDYSFAATKIAMKNKDLPLTLNTVTKELITDRQAFQLGEVMKNVNGVSPSSYYNQYNIRGISQNEEGQIINGMRTRQYYFLQPMTSNIERVEIFKGPASITMSSVDPGGTINMVTKKPLSTSRHEISSSGGSFDTYRVTTDLTGPLNKSKTLLYRFNGAYQNAHSFRDHVKNSGILISPSITFVPNEKTSVNVEMIFNDLYGNLDRGQPIFGAVAGKTDLYSTPRSLNLGAPDDFFKTRELILMGSFAHHFNQSISFNASYMKQYWRENLQEHRTTNSFVPDMDNKPVSSLAMMQFVQRNQNWATDNINAYFNFKFKTGAVQHQALIGYDSQIWEKRKGGQQNAARGFLLKNGSVAPSYKPANADDYQTFNYNGILIPKPNVTPFDLNPGAENYQGNDFNTLNVITPLPSALTTTHAAYIQHFFTWKKFKILSGIRQEWFQDITNFKESNESSFRNNKLLYRFGITYSFTDNINFYGTYLTGFQPQSNTVTLMPNTSSLTGSAARFKPLTSDLKELGMKAQLFGKISLNLAVYEINQRNILINANNPSEPDELVQRGADRSRGFEAEISGHILPQWHIYGGYSYIDAKILDDTNPDLVGKRKENTSKNSFNIWTRYNFSTIELIKDFGIGAGMLYQSSKVPWFTRSFELPAYTTIDAALYYTPAKSVQLAFNLNNITNKVYWIGAQNYLRLFPGTPRNYLLTATYKF
- a CDS encoding epoxide hydrolase family protein, yielding MEPFTVNIPESVITDLKNRIQNTRWPEEPEGSGWNYGTNETYLKELTTYWLNDYNWKMHEQQLNQHPQYTTRIDGILIHFQYIRGKGSNPKPLILTHGWPDSYYRFHKIIPLLTESEQSFDLIIPSIPGFGFSDKTVVSSARVADLWKKLMTEVLGYEKFCAAGGDIGMGVVKALISKYPDVMEAVHLTDVGYPTGQEDPATMSEDEKQFAQFVQHWWYSEGAYAMVQSTKPQSLAYGLNDSPVGLAGWIISFINAGAPPELIETAFGGRDEMLTNIMIYWVTQTIGSSAKMYKEDAAALWSGMHVHQKSNVPAGVLVFPREAQFPKEWAERFVNVTSFKKMNEGGHFAALELPYIFADELRSFFYSVK
- a CDS encoding DUF3526 domain-containing protein, yielding MNRYLYIQFYRNKAYIIALLFLFMAGMMAIYTGKKFLDRNEDIISKSGAFQKESIERNTKFHKDDLGLVLYYIKFNLVNETPRLAALNIGMRDLNPSIQGVTIRNLEEQRYNSDFYNPANAAVGNFDFSFVIVFLFPLVIVAFCYNLISEEEERGTWKLLSVQSGNLQKLLDHKMLIRLGAVTAVYLALMIIASVWIKIPSDLYYIAFVISGWLYILFWFVLCRWVISFRKSSAQNALILLIVWVSINFIIPMSSNILIQKIYPVHESLKAVMEQREGYHNKWDEAKRPTMEKFYKVYPQYRNFTVEENDTFTWTWYYAMQHMGDLESAKSAELYTEKMQNRNQAAIYLGYLLPNLHTQLTESHLAKTDMNNQLQYASSLKKFHEKKRLFFYPLIFSGKNAESINWVQQTIEVFSLSEYLKWFQLLLPYLIYIALFIILSQNKYRKLC
- a CDS encoding lysozyme, with protein sequence MKASQKGINLIVSFEGFSAKPYLDSAGIPTIGYGNTYYPGGKKVTMEDPAITKEQGVELIAAVLPTYEKIVNSKVKIALNQNQFDALVSHAYNTGGSETLFSLINKNAEEQAIRNWFTRRYITAGGKVLNGLIRRRKAEADLFFSK